A genomic segment from Geitlerinema sp. PCC 7407 encodes:
- the der gene encoding ribosome biogenesis GTPase Der — MALPIVAIIGRPNVGKSTLVNRFAGVTDSIVHDEPGVTRDRTYRRAFWQDREFMVVDTGGLVFDDDTEFLPYIREQAMAALSEARAAIFVADGQMGPTEADHAIATWLRQHPLPVFLAINKCESPEQGVTQAAQFWELGLGEPYPVSGIHGNGTGDLLDALIQHLPPISEIEETPETRVAIVGRPNVGKSSLLNAFVGENRAIVSPVSGTTRDAIDMLVERGDKTYRLIDTAGIRKKKNVDYGPEFFGINRSFKAIRRADVVLLVIDAVDGVTEQDQKLAGRIADEGRACVVVVNKWDAVEKDSYTIYDFERMVRDRLYFVNWADMIFTSALTGQRVPKIFDLVDAAAEQNQRRVSTSVINEVLEDALRWQSPPATRQGKQGRIYYGTQVQSKPPTITLFVNNPALFKENYRRYIERQFRQSLGFSGTPIRLIWRGKKSRELERDNPNRATRV, encoded by the coding sequence ATGGCCCTGCCGATTGTCGCCATTATCGGTCGCCCCAATGTGGGCAAATCTACCCTCGTCAACCGCTTCGCGGGGGTGACCGATTCTATTGTTCACGATGAGCCGGGGGTGACACGCGATCGCACCTACCGTCGCGCCTTTTGGCAGGACCGGGAGTTCATGGTGGTAGACACGGGCGGCCTGGTGTTTGACGACGACACAGAGTTTTTGCCCTATATCCGGGAGCAGGCCATGGCCGCGCTGAGCGAGGCCCGCGCCGCTATTTTCGTTGCCGATGGCCAGATGGGGCCGACGGAGGCCGACCACGCGATCGCCACGTGGCTGCGCCAGCATCCCTTACCGGTGTTTTTGGCCATCAACAAGTGCGAGTCGCCCGAGCAGGGCGTGACCCAAGCAGCGCAGTTTTGGGAGCTGGGACTTGGGGAGCCCTACCCAGTCTCGGGCATTCACGGCAACGGCACCGGGGACCTGCTGGACGCGCTCATTCAGCATCTGCCTCCGATCAGCGAGATCGAAGAGACGCCAGAAACGCGGGTCGCCATCGTGGGCCGCCCGAATGTCGGAAAATCTAGCCTCCTTAACGCTTTTGTTGGCGAGAATCGGGCAATCGTCAGTCCGGTATCCGGCACCACCCGGGACGCCATTGACATGCTGGTGGAGCGAGGCGACAAGACCTACCGGCTCATCGACACAGCGGGCATTCGCAAAAAGAAAAACGTAGACTACGGTCCAGAGTTTTTTGGCATTAACCGGTCCTTCAAGGCGATTCGGCGGGCCGATGTGGTGCTGCTGGTGATCGACGCGGTGGACGGCGTGACCGAGCAAGACCAAAAGCTGGCGGGCCGGATCGCCGATGAGGGCCGCGCCTGCGTAGTGGTGGTCAACAAGTGGGACGCGGTAGAGAAAGATTCCTACACCATCTACGACTTTGAGCGCATGGTGCGCGATCGCCTGTATTTCGTGAACTGGGCGGACATGATTTTCACCAGCGCCCTGACCGGGCAGCGGGTGCCGAAGATTTTTGATCTTGTTGATGCGGCGGCGGAGCAAAACCAGCGCCGGGTGAGCACGTCGGTGATCAACGAGGTGCTAGAAGACGCGCTGCGCTGGCAAAGTCCACCGGCAACTCGCCAGGGCAAGCAGGGCCGCATCTACTACGGCACTCAGGTCCAGAGCAAGCCGCCGACCATCACGCTGTTTGTGAACAATCCGGCTCTGTTCAAAGAAAATTACCGGCGCTATATTGAGCGGCAGTTCCGTCAGTCTCTGGGCTTTAGCGGGACGCCAATTCGGCTGATTTGGCGGGGCAAGAAGTCGCGGGAGCTGGAGCGAGACAATCCAAACCGGGCAACGCGGGTCTAG